Proteins encoded within one genomic window of Thiothrix litoralis:
- a CDS encoding nitrite reductase: MKKLSLSLVIAAILSASAIVHAETPAVTDPKDPAAVHKAEAQADSKEHMGKAEGAYQGAPSAVDPKSTKDMITTEGPPMTVLEFDQAKQIFFERCAGCHGVLRKGATGKPLTPDITRTKGTEYLKTFINYGSPAGMPNWGTSGDLTPEQVDMMARYVQHEPPLPPEWGMKDMKDSWKMVIKPEDRPTKQMNQYNLENVFSVTLRDAGEIALIDGDTKEIINIIKTGYAVHISRLSASGRYLFVIGRDARINLIDLWMEKPDTVAEIKVGLEARSVDTSKYKGYEDKFAIAGSYWPPQYVIMDGNTLEPRQIVSTRGMVVGTQEYHPEPRVAAIVASHEHPEFIVNVKETGKVLLVNYEDVDNLSVTTIPAAPFLHDGGWDATHRYFLTAANQSDKVAVIDSKERKLTALIDVDKIPHPGRGANFIHPKFGPVWATSALGNEKITLIGTDPEGHKDNAWKVVETLKGQGGGSLFIKTHPKSTNLWVDTGLNPDEKLSQSVAVFDIKNLEKGYEVLPIAEWADLGEGPKRVVQPEYNKAGDEVWLSVWNGKNQKSALVVIDDKTRQLKKVIKDERLITPTGKFNVYNTVNDVY, encoded by the coding sequence ATGAAAAAGTTGTCATTAAGTCTGGTGATTGCTGCTATTTTGTCAGCATCCGCGATTGTCCATGCCGAAACCCCGGCAGTGACTGACCCTAAAGATCCGGCGGCTGTCCACAAGGCAGAAGCACAGGCAGATAGCAAGGAACACATGGGCAAGGCTGAAGGTGCTTACCAAGGTGCGCCTTCCGCTGTTGACCCCAAATCCACCAAAGACATGATCACCACGGAAGGCCCGCCGATGACGGTGTTGGAATTCGATCAGGCCAAGCAAATCTTTTTCGAGCGCTGTGCAGGTTGTCACGGGGTGTTACGCAAAGGTGCGACTGGCAAACCGTTGACCCCGGATATTACCCGCACCAAGGGTACGGAGTATCTCAAAACCTTTATTAATTATGGTTCGCCTGCGGGAATGCCCAACTGGGGAACATCCGGTGATTTAACGCCGGAACAAGTCGATATGATGGCGCGTTATGTCCAGCATGAGCCACCGCTGCCGCCGGAATGGGGCATGAAGGATATGAAGGATAGCTGGAAAATGGTCATCAAGCCGGAAGACCGCCCCACCAAGCAAATGAACCAGTACAACCTTGAGAATGTCTTTTCGGTGACATTGCGTGATGCGGGGGAAATTGCCCTGATTGACGGTGATACCAAGGAAATCATCAATATCATCAAGACAGGTTACGCTGTGCACATTTCCCGCCTGTCAGCTTCAGGTCGCTACCTGTTCGTTATCGGGCGCGATGCGCGGATCAACCTGATCGACTTGTGGATGGAAAAGCCTGATACCGTCGCCGAGATCAAGGTGGGGTTGGAAGCCCGTTCAGTGGATACTTCCAAATACAAAGGCTATGAAGATAAGTTTGCGATTGCTGGTTCGTATTGGCCACCGCAGTACGTGATTATGGACGGTAATACACTTGAACCCCGGCAAATTGTGTCTACCCGTGGCATGGTGGTTGGTACGCAAGAGTATCACCCAGAACCGCGTGTGGCAGCGATTGTGGCTTCGCATGAACACCCTGAGTTCATCGTCAACGTCAAGGAAACCGGCAAGGTGTTGCTGGTCAATTACGAAGATGTGGATAACCTGAGTGTTACCACCATTCCAGCAGCACCTTTCCTGCATGATGGCGGTTGGGATGCCACCCACCGTTACTTCCTGACGGCTGCCAATCAGTCGGACAAGGTGGCAGTCATTGACTCTAAAGAACGCAAGCTGACTGCTTTGATTGATGTCGATAAAATTCCGCATCCGGGGCGTGGCGCAAACTTCATTCACCCCAAGTTTGGCCCAGTGTGGGCAACCAGCGCCTTGGGTAACGAAAAAATTACCCTGATCGGCACTGACCCTGAAGGTCATAAAGATAATGCCTGGAAAGTGGTGGAAACCCTCAAAGGGCAGGGTGGTGGTTCACTCTTCATCAAGACGCACCCAAAATCCACCAACCTGTGGGTCGATACTGGCTTGAACCCGGATGAAAAGCTCAGCCAGTCCGTGGCAGTGTTTGACATCAAGAATCTCGAGAAGGGATACGAGGTTCTGCCGATCGCCGAATGGGCTGATCTGGGCGAAGGCCCCAAACGTGTGGTGCAGCCTGAATACAACAAGGCGGGCGATGAAGTCTGGCTTTCCGTATGGAATGGCAAAAACCAGAAATCTGCCTTGGTCGTGATTGATGACAAGACCCGTCAGTTGAAGAAGGTTATCAAGGACGAGCGTCTGATTACCCCAACCGGTAAATTCAACGTTTACAACACCGTGAACGACGTTTACTAA
- a CDS encoding TonB-dependent receptor plug domain-containing protein — MHKKLLIIMIASSCSNLWADQPDDLGEVTVTATRAEIKTKQAPSSVTIVTRQEIAQQGSDNVLDAIRGTPGVSLQGVGSGGRKTISLRGMESKHTLLLVDGKRLPASNDVIGPNTDYQYDWIPVEQIERIEVVRGPMSVLYGSDALGGVINIITRKPGEQWAGDAKLTSRSSTDDAGGDGHDAEFNLSGGVGDKLQLSIGGQQSRRSAVASQLDPRQSAIEGKEKQQLSLSADWQPAAGHTIKLEHSAGQENRWYNTVTRTNTPYQSSYDIDRQQTSLGWKGSLGKTVSSVRAYQSDVDIINHATAPGTATDPQKLQDTVVEGNTRFAIGDKHFITTGLEHRTERLENPKLTGGKADITLNSAYLQDEIEVSPRTHVTVGVRQDEHDIFGGETSPRVSIVHDVNDKLTLKASYGHGFRAPTIKQVSPGYAFQTGKILIKSNPDLQPETSDALELGANYTHGKLNLSAAVFDNKVNNLIDTRLDKTLAGGVQEWVYANTDTAKLRGAELSADVNVRNGLKLNTSYQYLDAKDGDGQRLDRRPRHTLSTGVEWEKHGWKTNLRAEHLADQIIASPTTGVMAAAPHYTLWNAGVRKAVNKHLEVGVGIENLTDVRLEEKSTVFRHEEYPRTLRLELKGNF; from the coding sequence ATGCATAAAAAACTACTGATCATCATGATCGCCAGCAGTTGCAGCAACCTCTGGGCAGACCAACCCGATGACTTGGGGGAAGTCACCGTCACCGCCACCCGCGCTGAAATCAAAACCAAACAAGCCCCCAGCAGCGTCACCATCGTTACCCGCCAAGAAATTGCCCAGCAAGGCAGTGACAACGTGCTGGATGCCATCCGGGGCACGCCGGGTGTCAGCCTGCAAGGCGTCGGTTCCGGCGGACGCAAAACCATCAGCCTGCGCGGCATGGAAAGCAAACACACCCTGCTGCTGGTTGACGGCAAACGCCTGCCCGCCAGCAACGATGTCATCGGCCCCAACACCGACTACCAGTACGACTGGATTCCAGTGGAACAGATCGAACGCATCGAAGTGGTACGCGGCCCCATGTCAGTCCTCTACGGCTCCGACGCCTTGGGCGGCGTGATCAATATCATTACCCGCAAACCCGGCGAGCAATGGGCAGGTGATGCCAAACTCACCAGCCGCAGCAGCACCGATGATGCCGGAGGTGACGGTCATGACGCCGAATTCAACCTCAGCGGCGGGGTAGGCGACAAGCTGCAACTCAGCATTGGCGGGCAACAATCACGCCGTTCTGCCGTTGCCAGCCAGCTTGACCCGCGCCAATCCGCCATCGAAGGCAAGGAAAAACAACAACTGTCCCTCAGTGCCGATTGGCAACCCGCCGCAGGCCACACGATCAAACTGGAACACAGCGCCGGGCAGGAAAACCGCTGGTACAACACCGTTACCCGCACCAATACCCCGTACCAAAGCAGCTACGACATTGACCGCCAGCAAACCTCACTGGGCTGGAAAGGCTCACTCGGTAAAACGGTTTCCTCAGTGCGTGCCTACCAAAGTGATGTAGACATCATCAACCATGCCACCGCGCCCGGCACAGCCACCGACCCGCAAAAACTGCAAGACACCGTGGTAGAAGGCAATACCCGCTTTGCCATCGGCGACAAACACTTCATCACCACCGGGCTGGAACACCGCACCGAGCGCCTGGAAAACCCCAAACTGACCGGCGGCAAGGCTGACATCACCCTCAACTCAGCCTACCTGCAAGACGAAATCGAAGTATCGCCACGCACCCATGTCACCGTAGGCGTCAGGCAGGATGAACACGACATCTTCGGCGGCGAAACCAGCCCGCGCGTATCCATCGTCCACGATGTCAACGACAAGCTAACCCTCAAAGCCAGCTACGGGCACGGCTTCCGCGCCCCCACCATCAAACAGGTTTCCCCCGGCTACGCCTTCCAGACCGGCAAAATCCTCATCAAAAGCAACCCTGACCTGCAACCAGAAACCAGCGATGCGCTGGAACTGGGTGCGAATTACACCCACGGCAAGCTCAATCTCAGCGCCGCCGTGTTCGATAACAAGGTCAACAACCTGATCGACACCCGTCTGGACAAAACGCTGGCAGGCGGGGTACAAGAATGGGTTTACGCCAACACCGACACAGCCAAACTGCGCGGGGCTGAGCTTTCAGCCGACGTAAACGTGCGCAATGGGCTGAAACTGAACACCAGTTACCAATACCTCGACGCCAAAGATGGTGATGGTCAACGGTTGGATCGCCGCCCCCGCCACACACTGTCCACCGGGGTTGAATGGGAAAAGCATGGCTGGAAAACCAACTTGCGGGCTGAACATCTGGCTGACCAGATCATTGCCTCACCCACCACGGGTGTCATGGCGGCTGCACCCCATTACACCCTCTGGAATGCCGGGGTACGCAAAGCCGTCAACAAGCATCTGGAAGTCGGTGTGGGAATCGAAAACCTGACCGATGTACGGCTGGAAGAAAAATCCACCGTGTTCCGGCATGAAGAATATCCACGCACGTTACGGCTGGAACTGAAAGGGAATTTTTAG
- a CDS encoding Crp/Fnr family transcriptional regulator: MHDRLSAFDCFTCLPPEQRQHLLHNAHPISVPRLQRLVEIEDQQACVFCLTAGRIRLGIIANNGHERTIDVVFPGETFGEAGIFHPPEAPLYAQAIIPSDLLCISREAILSGIQQWPEMGSVFLKLACARINQLLAGMYICCLRNAPQRVNDYLLQNAHPVGNSRVQGVVSLIASKSVVASSLNLTPETFSRALHNLSEKGLITVERTSIHVHNLEKLRRQ; the protein is encoded by the coding sequence GTGCATGACCGACTATCAGCCTTTGACTGCTTTACATGCTTGCCGCCAGAACAGCGCCAACATTTGTTACACAATGCCCACCCCATTAGCGTACCCCGACTGCAACGCTTAGTAGAAATCGAGGATCAACAGGCATGCGTATTTTGCCTGACAGCAGGCCGCATCAGGCTTGGCATTATTGCCAATAACGGTCACGAACGCACCATTGACGTAGTATTTCCCGGTGAAACCTTTGGGGAAGCCGGTATTTTCCACCCCCCTGAAGCCCCCCTTTATGCGCAGGCAATAATACCGTCAGATTTGCTGTGCATCAGCCGGGAAGCCATCCTCAGCGGCATCCAGCAATGGCCGGAAATGGGCAGCGTCTTTCTGAAACTGGCTTGCGCACGTATCAACCAATTACTCGCGGGCATGTACATATGCTGTTTGCGTAACGCCCCTCAGCGGGTCAACGATTATTTACTGCAAAACGCCCACCCTGTCGGCAACAGCCGGGTTCAGGGCGTGGTGTCATTAATTGCCAGCAAATCGGTGGTCGCATCCAGCCTAAACCTGACCCCCGAAACCTTTTCACGCGCACTCCACAACCTGTCTGAAAAAGGCTTGATCACCGTGGAACGCACCTCTATTCACGTCCATAACCTTGAAAAACTGCGGCGGCAGTGA
- a CDS encoding cytochrome c oxidase subunit 3 family protein, whose amino-acid sequence MNATTDLPVSSETRRLAPLPGDLAMWIFILAELLVFAVFFASYAFARSGNVELFNHYQQTLDRDIGAANTVILLTGSLFVVLAVQAIKAGKAALCRNWLLAGTGMGLLFLILKSIEFADKFGQGISLSTNTFYMFYLSLTFFHFMHVIMGMVILLAVAWKAHSGDYSATQHTGVETGASYWHMVDLVWVVLFPLVYVMR is encoded by the coding sequence ATGAATGCAACAACTGACTTACCTGTTTCCTCCGAAACCCGTCGCCTTGCCCCCCTGCCGGGGGACTTGGCGATGTGGATTTTTATCCTTGCCGAATTGTTGGTGTTTGCGGTGTTTTTTGCCTCTTACGCCTTTGCCCGTAGCGGCAATGTGGAATTGTTCAATCACTACCAGCAAACCCTTGACCGTGACATTGGCGCGGCGAATACGGTGATTTTGCTGACGGGTAGCCTGTTTGTGGTGCTGGCTGTGCAGGCGATCAAGGCGGGCAAGGCAGCCCTGTGCCGTAACTGGTTACTGGCAGGAACGGGAATGGGGCTGTTGTTCCTTATCCTCAAAAGCATTGAATTTGCTGACAAGTTTGGGCAGGGCATCAGCCTGAGCACCAATACGTTCTACATGTTTTATTTGTCGCTGACGTTTTTCCATTTCATGCACGTCATTATGGGCATGGTGATCCTGTTGGCAGTGGCGTGGAAAGCGCATAGCGGCGACTATTCTGCCACCCAACACACCGGGGTGGAAACCGGCGCATCCTATTGGCACATGGTCGATCTGGTGTGGGTAGTGCTGTTTCCGCTGGTCTATGTGATGAGGTGA
- a CDS encoding cytochrome C oxidase subunit IV family protein, with protein sequence MKAWLVWALLVCLTLLTWWAGQAGYSGQGLVVALLASVFIKGHFIIADFMGLRGVALLWRALVHGWLVLVLGLIFLAMLS encoded by the coding sequence ATGAAAGCATGGCTAGTGTGGGCGTTACTGGTGTGTTTGACCTTGCTGACATGGTGGGCAGGGCAGGCTGGGTACAGCGGGCAAGGGTTGGTGGTGGCGTTGTTGGCTTCGGTTTTTATCAAAGGCCATTTCATCATTGCCGATTTCATGGGGCTACGCGGTGTGGCGCTGTTGTGGCGGGCGCTGGTGCATGGCTGGTTGGTATTGGTGTTGGGTCTGATTTTTTTGGCTATGCTATCCTAA
- a CDS encoding ATP-binding protein, whose product MLKQLPVGIQTFQELISRHCLYVDKTKAIHQVLGLGKYFFLSRPRRFGKSLLLSTIKEIYSGHRALFAGLWIEDQWDWGKVHPVVHISFASIGYRNIGLEEALRNEVQSIATGYGIALRNTVSIALMFGELLEELSKQHGKVVVLIDEYDKPLIDYLDDISQAKANQQTMKTFYSVIKDSDPYLEFLLITGVSKFSRVSIFSDLNNLFDLTMDRSAATLLGYTQAELEHYFTPYLPATESYLGLKRDELLEKIRHWYNGYSWDLRSRVYNPYSILSFFQAQDFRNFWFESGTPTFLPKLMRSEGVYRVDDMEVDELALGNYDLERLQLTPVLFQTGYLTLKSRDEYGLFQLGYPNREVQASMLMYLMAEWAHEEPAHTTPMVVKLHKAFQRNDLPAVIELIKGVFKKIPSHIFLQEREAYYHSLIYLTFFYLGQYAEAEVNDSTGRIDCVVKTPTHLYILEFKLDKTAQVAMEQIKARDYAGAYRADPRTKVLVGINFSSETKTVDDWVQETVI is encoded by the coding sequence ATGCTGAAACAACTTCCCGTTGGTATCCAGACTTTTCAGGAACTGATTAGCCGTCACTGCCTTTATGTGGATAAAACCAAAGCCATCCATCAGGTGTTGGGTTTGGGGAAGTATTTTTTCCTCTCGCGTCCCCGCCGTTTCGGTAAATCGTTGCTACTCTCCACCATCAAGGAAATTTACAGCGGCCACCGCGCTTTGTTCGCCGGTTTATGGATCGAAGATCAGTGGGATTGGGGCAAGGTACATCCGGTAGTGCATATTTCTTTTGCCAGCATTGGCTACCGCAATATTGGGCTGGAAGAGGCACTCAGAAACGAAGTGCAGTCAATTGCGACAGGCTACGGCATTGCGTTACGCAACACTGTTAGCATCGCTTTAATGTTCGGTGAGTTGCTGGAGGAATTATCTAAACAACACGGCAAAGTCGTGGTGCTGATCGACGAATACGACAAGCCCTTGATTGATTACCTCGATGATATTTCACAGGCCAAAGCCAATCAGCAGACGATGAAAACCTTCTATTCGGTAATCAAAGACAGTGATCCGTATCTGGAGTTTTTGCTGATCACGGGTGTGTCGAAATTCAGCCGGGTGTCGATTTTCTCCGACCTCAATAACCTGTTTGACCTGACGATGGATCGCAGTGCCGCCACGTTGCTGGGCTACACACAGGCAGAACTGGAGCATTATTTCACGCCTTACCTGCCTGCTACTGAAAGCTACCTCGGCTTGAAGCGTGACGAATTACTGGAAAAAATCCGCCATTGGTACAACGGCTATAGCTGGGATTTACGCAGCCGCGTTTATAACCCGTATTCCATTTTGAGCTTCTTTCAGGCGCAAGATTTTCGTAATTTCTGGTTTGAATCCGGCACGCCCACCTTCCTGCCCAAACTGATGCGCAGTGAAGGCGTCTATCGGGTAGACGATATGGAGGTGGATGAACTGGCGCTGGGGAATTATGACCTTGAACGCTTACAACTGACTCCGGTGCTGTTCCAGACGGGCTACCTGACCTTGAAAAGCCGCGATGAATATGGCTTGTTCCAGCTCGGCTACCCGAACCGTGAAGTGCAGGCATCCATGTTGATGTACCTGATGGCAGAATGGGCACACGAAGAACCTGCGCACACGACGCCAATGGTGGTCAAACTGCATAAAGCTTTTCAGCGCAATGATTTGCCAGCGGTGATTGAACTTATCAAGGGCGTATTCAAGAAAATCCCCTCACACATTTTCCTGCAAGAACGGGAAGCCTATTACCACAGCCTGATTTACCTGACGTTTTTCTATCTGGGGCAGTATGCCGAGGCTGAAGTCAACGACAGCACCGGGCGTATTGATTGCGTGGTAAAAACCCCGACCCACCTTTATATCCTTGAGTTCAAGCTAGATAAAACCGCGCAGGTGGCAATGGAACAGATCAAGGCGCGTGATTATGCGGGGGCATACCGCGCTGATCCACGCACCAAAGTATTGGTTGGCATCAACTTTAGCAGTGAAACTAAAACTGTGGATGATTGGGTGCAGGAAACGGTAATTTAA
- a CDS encoding CbbQ/NirQ/NorQ/GpvN family protein, whose product METGAIPHYQAQAQEVTLFEHAFRRQLPVLLKGPTGCGKTRFVEHMAAKLGRPLYTVACHDDLSAADLVGRHLIGDGETYWNDGPLTRAVREGAICYLDEVVEARKDTTVILHPLSDNRRILPIERTGETLHAPPEFMLVVSYNPGYQNLLKGMKPSTRQRFVALRFDYPQPELEARIVAQEAGVDDKLAAQLVKLANALRVLKEHDLEESASTRLLVYTATLMQDGFEPQAACRAALVEPLTDDPETVEALMEVVQTFFA is encoded by the coding sequence ATGGAAACTGGAGCAATCCCCCATTACCAGGCACAAGCGCAGGAAGTGACCCTGTTTGAACACGCTTTCCGCCGCCAACTGCCGGTATTGCTGAAAGGCCCGACGGGTTGCGGCAAGACCCGTTTCGTCGAACACATGGCAGCTAAACTGGGCAGACCGCTGTACACCGTTGCCTGTCACGATGATTTAAGTGCAGCGGATTTGGTCGGGCGGCATCTGATTGGCGACGGTGAAACCTACTGGAACGACGGCCCGCTGACCCGTGCAGTACGCGAAGGCGCAATCTGCTATCTGGACGAAGTGGTGGAAGCCCGCAAAGATACCACCGTGATCTTGCACCCGCTTTCCGACAACCGCCGCATCCTGCCGATTGAACGTACTGGCGAAACCTTGCACGCGCCGCCCGAATTCATGCTGGTGGTGTCCTACAACCCCGGCTATCAGAACTTGCTCAAGGGCATGAAACCGTCTACCCGCCAGCGTTTCGTGGCGTTACGCTTCGATTACCCCCAGCCGGAACTCGAAGCACGTATTGTGGCGCAAGAAGCTGGGGTAGACGACAAACTGGCGGCGCAATTGGTGAAATTGGCGAATGCCTTGCGGGTGCTGAAAGAACACGATCTGGAAGAATCCGCCTCCACCCGCTTGCTGGTTTATACCGCCACGCTAATGCAGGATGGCTTCGAGCCGCAGGCTGCTTGCCGTGCCGCGCTGGTCGAGCCGCTGACCGATGACCCGGAGACGGTGGAGGCATTGATGGAAGTGGTGCAAACGTTTTTTGCTTAA
- a CDS encoding Crp/Fnr family transcriptional regulator → MKFDNYTLTVLHRSPLFRALEPDQFNTLVNSAHLYTLNEGELLFRQGDPLKEVFVNIKGFMKLFRLTPNGDEKVVDIISPGSSFAEAVLFMGGRQFPVHAVALKPAVVVGINAAQYEHMLRSSVDLCFGMMGLMSRRMHWLLNEVDRLTLHNATFRLVIWLLEMRCSDPACNRIVLDVPKHVVASRLSIKPETFSRILKRLTSLKLIAVNDQHIELLDVGVLEEMIRVEL, encoded by the coding sequence ATGAAATTTGATAATTACACCCTGACTGTTTTGCATCGCTCGCCGCTGTTCCGGGCGCTGGAACCTGACCAGTTCAATACGCTGGTGAATTCGGCGCACCTGTACACCTTGAATGAAGGCGAATTGCTGTTCCGGCAGGGTGACCCGCTGAAAGAGGTGTTCGTCAATATCAAAGGCTTCATGAAATTGTTCCGCCTCACCCCCAATGGGGATGAAAAAGTGGTGGACATCATCTCCCCCGGCAGCAGTTTTGCCGAAGCCGTGTTGTTCATGGGTGGGCGGCAGTTCCCTGTCCATGCTGTCGCGCTCAAACCCGCTGTGGTTGTGGGCATCAATGCTGCACAATACGAACACATGCTGCGCTCCTCCGTTGACCTGTGCTTCGGCATGATGGGGCTGATGAGCCGCCGGATGCACTGGTTGCTCAACGAAGTCGACCGCCTGACCCTGCACAATGCCACTTTCCGCCTGGTTATCTGGCTGCTGGAAATGCGTTGTAGCGACCCTGCTTGTAACCGCATCGTGCTGGATGTGCCCAAACACGTGGTCGCCTCGCGCCTGTCGATCAAGCCAGAAACTTTTTCACGCATCCTCAAACGCCTGACCAGCCTGAAACTGATTGCCGTCAATGACCAGCACATCGAGCTGCTGGACGTGGGCGTGCTGGAAGAAATGATCCGGGTGGAGCTTTAA